Proteins from a genomic interval of Paenibacillus sp. RC334:
- a CDS encoding peroxiredoxin — protein sequence MAERLVGRPAPDFALETVTGDGQEFGSVKLSDYRGKWLVFFFYPLDFTFVCPTEITALSDAADQFKELDTEILGISVDSVHSHKAWINTAKENNGLGKLNFPLASDITKKTASDYGVLIEEEGVALRGLFIIDPEGELKYQVVNHNDVGRSVEETLRVLQALQSGGLCAMNWKPGDKNL from the coding sequence ATGGCAGAAAGATTGGTAGGAAGACCCGCACCTGATTTTGCATTGGAAACAGTGACTGGGGACGGTCAAGAATTTGGTTCGGTGAAGCTTTCCGATTACCGTGGCAAATGGCTCGTGTTCTTCTTCTATCCACTGGATTTCACTTTTGTGTGCCCAACAGAAATCACAGCATTGAGCGATGCTGCTGACCAATTTAAAGAGCTGGATACTGAAATTCTGGGTATCAGTGTAGACTCCGTACACAGCCACAAAGCATGGATCAACACAGCAAAAGAAAACAATGGATTGGGCAAACTGAACTTCCCGTTGGCTTCTGATATCACGAAAAAAACAGCAAGCGATTATGGCGTTCTGATCGAAGAAGAAGGAGTTGCATTGCGCGGTTTGTTCATCATTGATCCTGAAGGCGAATTGAAATATCAAGTGGTTAACCACAACGACGTAGGTCGTAGTGTCGAAGAAACATTGCGTGTACTGCAAGCTTTGCAATCTGGCGGCTTGTGCGCAATGAACTGGAAACCAGGCGACAAGAACCTGTAA
- a CDS encoding ATP-binding protein produces the protein MISEFQEALLDTVGACPSTQIANNKYENVLENLDSGIMLFDSDGVLTFINVQMAKLLELPRSSLAGRNLMQILHHPELSRFKKKKIMRIYKETIFHRKRYHELIDEYSRHWLITVTYGDQMDGDFLFSVKDVSDYKQIEQTAYQNDKLAMLGRISASIAHEIRNPLTAIRGFIQLLRPHLVELGRDEYARIILTEIDRANDIIYEFLNSSKPSAPQKTAVPVMGLLKEVVMLTESEALMKGCQIALDENSTIMKVSIDVKQIKQVILNMIKNAMDAIEGIREDRKGCIDIHTVLEGSYVHICIEDNGLGMDHNTLSRLFDPFFTTKESGTGLGLAVSYRIIKNHGGFIHVDSTHGKGTQFKITLPVV, from the coding sequence ATGATCAGTGAATTCCAAGAAGCCTTGCTTGATACCGTGGGAGCTTGTCCTTCCACTCAGATCGCCAATAACAAGTATGAAAATGTTCTGGAGAACCTGGATAGTGGTATCATGCTGTTTGACAGTGACGGTGTACTGACCTTTATTAACGTGCAAATGGCCAAACTGCTGGAACTGCCGCGTAGTTCGCTGGCAGGCCGCAACTTGATGCAAATTTTGCATCATCCCGAGTTAAGCCGATTTAAGAAGAAGAAAATTATGCGGATATACAAAGAGACCATCTTTCATAGAAAGCGCTATCATGAGCTAATTGATGAATATAGTCGGCATTGGTTGATTACGGTGACCTACGGGGATCAGATGGATGGCGATTTTTTGTTCAGTGTCAAGGATGTGTCGGATTATAAGCAAATTGAGCAGACGGCGTATCAAAATGACAAGCTCGCGATGTTAGGCCGCATTTCCGCCTCGATTGCTCATGAAATCCGTAACCCGCTTACCGCTATTCGGGGCTTTATTCAATTACTGCGGCCGCATCTGGTGGAGCTGGGAAGAGATGAGTATGCTCGTATAATATTGACAGAGATAGATCGTGCGAACGACATTATTTATGAGTTTCTGAATTCGTCCAAGCCTTCAGCTCCGCAAAAAACAGCCGTACCTGTGATGGGTCTGCTGAAAGAGGTTGTGATGCTGACCGAAAGCGAGGCGCTGATGAAGGGTTGTCAAATTGCACTGGATGAAAATAGTACGATCATGAAGGTTTCGATTGATGTAAAGCAGATTAAGCAGGTCATTCTCAATATGATCAAAAATGCAATGGATGCCATCGAAGGTATCAGAGAGGACCGTAAGGGATGCATTGATATCCATACAGTGCTGGAAGGCTCGTATGTCCATATTTGCATTGAAGATAACGGTTTGGGAATGGATCACAATACATTATCACGTTTATTTGATCCATTTTTTACAACGAAAGAAAGTGGTACCGGCTTGGGACTGGCAGTGAGCTATCGGATCATCAAAAATCACGGGGGCTTTATTCATGTAGACAGTACACATGGAAAGGGGACACAGTTTAAAATCACGCTTCCTGTAGTTTAG
- a CDS encoding EAL domain-containing protein, whose amino-acid sequence MSTRLEVKKTIGIGIAALVLFVLVQLFHVTLNKLYSYNVFFLLYPIAGFVCAAICFSIFYQSWSVLLEHLSWQRLLIAPTFLVTGLLYLIHIVSFSFISLTDFVLSPGISLWILYVNRVFTSIMLIVICSFPFRKAKSGHKKTALWTGISFTLLILGTIQIYGPYLPDLRIRHELDNLGWMLNWVILFLLVSNFILGARKYFKYLPSEFGMLLMLRGIGLCIVSQLFYLSSRQMSDINQLMGLLMNAIAFYDLLSGLVRLMVLVPYLEKKAAESEFNYIAYYDDITGLPNRRRLSQRLEQSLRSPLKPDETAALLILNIDRFKTINDSLGHMAGNYLLYAVGERLEHFCREGEDVFSMGRDEFAFLLTGYQDIDAMKNRIDDMVKLFEQPFDINGEYYHVMVSMGIALYPLDATQGEQLIQHADTAVHNAKEQGVNFQRYTSVMQMRAQERLQLENDLRRALENEEFSLVYQPRVHLQSGELTSLEALVRWNHPHRGMVMPGDFIPVAEESGLIVPLGEWVLREACLQNKSWQKAGYQPIPISVNLSMRQFQQKKLVDVIRGILTYTELEPCYLELEITESMTFDKDLAFEQLKNIKAIGVAISIDDFGTGYSSLHYLKNLPIDRLKIDRSFVNEVLVDSKNAAIVSTIASMAHHLKLKVTAEGVENEGQLQFLQAQDCHEGQGYYFSRPIPAESFENLFLRKPMNWLVQDGM is encoded by the coding sequence ATGAGTACACGGCTGGAAGTAAAGAAAACGATAGGCATCGGCATTGCTGCGCTAGTTCTGTTTGTCCTGGTTCAGTTATTTCATGTAACTTTGAATAAGCTATACTCCTATAATGTTTTTTTCTTGCTATATCCCATTGCTGGATTCGTCTGTGCGGCGATCTGTTTCTCTATTTTTTATCAATCCTGGTCGGTTTTGCTGGAGCACTTATCCTGGCAGAGACTTCTCATCGCGCCCACATTTCTGGTGACTGGTCTTCTTTACCTTATTCATATCGTCTCGTTTAGTTTTATTAGCCTGACAGATTTTGTTTTGTCTCCGGGTATTTCGCTATGGATTCTTTATGTGAACCGTGTCTTTACCTCCATTATGCTTATAGTCATTTGCTCCTTCCCCTTTAGAAAAGCCAAATCAGGACACAAGAAAACCGCTTTATGGACAGGTATAAGTTTTACTTTGCTGATCCTTGGGACTATTCAGATCTACGGACCGTACTTACCGGATCTTCGTATAAGACATGAACTGGACAATCTGGGATGGATGTTGAACTGGGTTATCCTGTTTCTGCTTGTATCCAATTTTATTTTGGGCGCACGAAAATATTTTAAATATCTTCCATCGGAATTTGGTATGTTGCTTATGCTTCGCGGGATTGGGCTATGTATCGTGAGCCAGTTGTTTTATTTGTCCTCCCGGCAAATGAGTGATATAAATCAGCTTATGGGACTTTTGATGAATGCTATTGCGTTTTATGATCTGCTAAGCGGCTTGGTTCGGCTCATGGTCCTTGTTCCATACCTGGAAAAGAAGGCGGCAGAATCTGAATTTAATTACATAGCCTATTATGATGATATCACAGGGCTACCGAATCGTCGGCGTCTTTCACAACGTCTGGAGCAATCTCTGCGTAGTCCATTAAAACCCGATGAGACGGCAGCTCTTTTAATATTGAATATTGACCGATTCAAAACCATTAACGATTCGTTGGGGCATATGGCAGGGAATTATTTGCTGTATGCGGTGGGAGAACGCTTGGAGCATTTTTGCCGTGAAGGCGAGGATGTTTTCAGTATGGGCAGAGATGAGTTTGCGTTTCTTCTCACAGGCTACCAGGATATAGATGCCATGAAGAATCGTATTGATGATATGGTAAAGTTGTTTGAGCAGCCTTTTGATATTAATGGTGAGTACTATCATGTGATGGTGAGTATGGGGATAGCTTTATATCCTCTGGATGCCACTCAGGGTGAGCAGCTCATTCAGCATGCGGATACCGCTGTCCATAATGCCAAGGAGCAGGGGGTGAATTTTCAGCGGTATACCAGTGTCATGCAAATGCGTGCGCAGGAAAGGCTCCAATTGGAAAATGATTTGCGGCGTGCGCTTGAAAATGAGGAATTTTCACTGGTGTATCAACCGCGTGTTCATTTGCAGAGCGGTGAACTGACGAGCTTGGAGGCACTGGTGCGCTGGAATCATCCTCATCGCGGAATGGTGATGCCGGGAGATTTTATTCCGGTGGCCGAAGAAAGCGGTCTGATCGTGCCTTTGGGGGAATGGGTGCTGCGGGAAGCTTGCCTGCAAAACAAGAGTTGGCAGAAGGCAGGGTACCAGCCGATCCCGATATCAGTGAATTTATCCATGCGCCAATTTCAGCAAAAAAAGCTCGTGGATGTGATACGGGGCATTTTGACCTACACGGAACTGGAGCCGTGCTACCTGGAGCTGGAGATTACAGAGAGTATGACTTTTGATAAGGATCTGGCCTTTGAGCAACTGAAAAACATAAAGGCCATTGGCGTTGCAATCAGTATCGACGATTTTGGAACAGGCTATAGTTCGTTGCATTATTTGAAAAATCTTCCGATTGACCGACTTAAAATTGACCGTTCCTTTGTCAATGAGGTACTGGTGGACAGCAAAAATGCGGCTATTGTGTCGACCATTGCCTCCATGGCCCACCATTTGAAGCTGAAGGTTACGGCTGAAGGAGTGGAAAATGAGGGCCAGCTCCAATTTTTACAGGCTCAGGATTGCCATGAGGGACAAGGCTATTATTTCAGTCGGCCCATTCCGGCAGAATCCTTTGAAAACCTGTTTTTGCGCAAACCTATGAATTGGCTGGTTCAGGATGGTATGTAG
- the abc-f gene encoding ribosomal protection-like ABC-F family protein, producing MRTILRIRDVIKDWNGTSLFENVSMDVTEGERLALFGRNGAGKTTLLRILLGDEAPTSGKLEHELPLEERGWMKQQDTIQSARTALEAAQQASPEHWRVKTTLKQLEAEIAHRGEEAERRLEQYGELMDEYERLQGFAWESEVEKALTRMGMPAETWPISYGDLSGGQKTRVRLAGLMVRQPKLLVLDEPTNHLDAESLLWLEQWLSTYHGTLLFVSHDRAFLDRVATGICELTSTGIRRYKGGYTEYKEQKERELREQEANYRKQELARQALEETIRSYREWFHQAHRAASNVEMAVTQSFYKAKANKNISRYHAKEKELERLEANRVEQPREAASLHMKLSDSRFQAKYLLRAEHVYFSYDDHNTIVQDLNLNIARGDRLAVRGSNGIGKTTLLRLLTGQLEPYKGKITANPQLKIGYFSQELEQLPKDQTLLDSLLALPTMTQTEARTVLGCFLFAREDVFKRIGTLSMGEKCRVAFLRLYFSGANLLVLDEPTNYFDIETREIVEESLRSYDGALVLVSHDRELVRRTATRLLDMQPGGTYEIYEGTADEKQEEQRNRQQEPEDQEQREERLRLQLRLTELMGTTGPDDENEELLSEIRRIRAKLDQSD from the coding sequence ATGAGAACCATTTTGCGTATTCGAGATGTCATAAAGGATTGGAACGGGACGTCTTTGTTTGAGAATGTGTCCATGGATGTGACGGAGGGGGAGCGGCTCGCCCTGTTCGGAAGAAATGGAGCAGGCAAAACGACGCTATTGCGGATACTGTTGGGCGACGAGGCGCCGACTTCAGGTAAGTTAGAGCATGAATTGCCGCTGGAGGAGCGGGGCTGGATGAAGCAGCAGGATACCATTCAATCCGCGCGAACTGCACTGGAGGCGGCACAGCAGGCCAGTCCTGAGCATTGGCGAGTGAAGACGACGCTGAAGCAACTGGAGGCTGAAATTGCCCATAGGGGAGAGGAAGCAGAGCGTCGGCTGGAGCAATACGGCGAGCTGATGGATGAGTACGAGCGGCTGCAAGGTTTTGCGTGGGAGTCCGAAGTGGAAAAGGCGCTGACCCGGATGGGGATGCCTGCTGAGACGTGGCCTATTTCCTATGGTGACCTGAGCGGAGGGCAGAAGACCAGAGTACGGTTAGCCGGATTGATGGTCAGACAGCCGAAGCTGCTGGTGCTGGATGAACCGACCAACCATCTGGATGCCGAAAGTTTGCTCTGGCTGGAGCAGTGGCTGTCCACATATCATGGGACGTTGTTGTTTGTATCGCATGACAGAGCCTTTTTGGATCGAGTAGCTACAGGTATTTGCGAGCTGACGTCAACGGGCATTCGGCGCTATAAGGGCGGCTATACGGAATATAAGGAGCAAAAGGAAAGGGAGCTGCGGGAGCAGGAAGCCAACTACCGGAAGCAGGAGCTGGCACGGCAGGCGTTGGAGGAGACGATCCGAAGTTATCGGGAATGGTTCCATCAGGCGCACCGGGCAGCTTCCAATGTGGAAATGGCCGTTACGCAAAGCTTTTATAAGGCCAAGGCTAATAAAAATATTTCCCGTTATCATGCGAAGGAGAAGGAGTTGGAACGGCTGGAGGCCAATCGGGTTGAGCAGCCGCGTGAAGCCGCGTCTCTGCATATGAAATTAAGTGACAGCAGATTTCAGGCCAAATATTTGCTGCGTGCCGAGCATGTCTATTTTAGCTACGACGACCATAATACCATTGTGCAGGATCTCAACCTGAACATTGCTCGTGGCGATCGTCTGGCTGTTCGGGGTTCGAATGGAATTGGCAAAACAACGCTGCTGCGGCTGTTAACAGGACAGTTGGAGCCGTATAAGGGAAAGATCACAGCGAATCCACAGCTAAAAATCGGATATTTCTCACAGGAGCTGGAGCAGCTTCCAAAGGATCAGACATTGCTGGACAGCTTGCTTGCGCTCCCCACCATGACGCAGACGGAAGCGAGAACGGTGCTGGGATGCTTTCTTTTTGCCAGAGAAGATGTGTTCAAGAGGATCGGGACGCTCAGTATGGGTGAGAAATGCAGAGTGGCCTTTCTACGTTTGTACTTTAGTGGAGCCAACCTGCTGGTGCTGGATGAGCCAACCAATTATTTTGACATTGAAACCCGTGAAATCGTGGAGGAGTCTTTGCGCAGTTACGATGGGGCGCTGGTGCTTGTCTCACATGACCGAGAGCTGGTGCGACGGACGGCAACCCGTTTGCTTGATATGCAGCCTGGAGGCACCTATGAAATCTATGAAGGGACAGCCGACGAAAAGCAGGAAGAACAGCGGAACCGTCAACAGGAACCAGAGGATCAGGAACAGCGTGAGGAGCGTCTGCGATTACAGTTGCGTCTTACGGAGCTGATGGGTACGACGGGGCCGGACGATGAAAATGAGGAACTGCTGTCAGAAATCAGGCGTATTCGTGCCAAACTGGATCAGTCGGATTAA
- the pheS gene encoding phenylalanine--tRNA ligase subunit alpha: MSETIQMKEHLLALKEEALEVLEKVATPKELADLRVKYSGKKGALTEILRGMGKLSAEERPVVGQVANEVREAIEEVVNRKQDEFTKAETNERLQAEKIDVTLPGRTMPQGGLHPLNKVIEQIEDIFTGMGYRVAEGPQAETDYYNFEALNLPKNHPARDMQDSFYLTEDLLMRTHTSPVQIRAMEAMKGETPIKVICPGTVFRRDDDDATHSFQFHQIEGLVIGKDIRMSDLKGTLLQFAREMFGESTEIRLRPSFFPFTEPSAEVDVTFVKKNGERVWIEILGCGMVHPKVLEMGGFDPEVYSGFAFGMGVERIAILKYGIDDIRHFYNSDLSFLKQFTRQ, from the coding sequence ATGAGCGAAACCATCCAAATGAAGGAACATTTGCTGGCCTTGAAGGAAGAAGCATTGGAAGTATTGGAGAAGGTGGCAACGCCCAAAGAGCTAGCTGATCTGCGGGTCAAATATTCGGGTAAAAAGGGTGCGCTGACTGAAATTTTGCGCGGTATGGGCAAGCTGAGCGCGGAAGAACGTCCAGTTGTCGGACAAGTAGCCAATGAAGTGCGCGAGGCGATTGAAGAAGTCGTCAACCGTAAACAGGATGAGTTCACGAAAGCGGAGACGAATGAGCGTCTGCAAGCGGAAAAGATCGACGTTACACTACCTGGACGCACAATGCCGCAAGGTGGATTGCATCCACTCAACAAAGTAATTGAGCAGATCGAGGATATTTTTACAGGTATGGGCTACCGGGTTGCAGAAGGTCCACAGGCTGAGACGGATTATTATAACTTTGAAGCGTTGAACCTGCCTAAAAATCACCCGGCGCGGGATATGCAGGATTCGTTTTATCTGACCGAGGATCTGTTGATGCGTACCCATACGTCACCCGTTCAGATTCGCGCAATGGAGGCGATGAAGGGCGAAACGCCGATTAAGGTCATTTGTCCGGGTACGGTTTTCCGACGTGATGATGACGATGCTACGCATTCTTTCCAATTCCACCAAATTGAAGGGCTTGTGATTGGAAAAGACATTCGCATGAGTGATCTGAAAGGAACCTTGCTGCAATTCGCACGCGAAATGTTCGGGGAATCGACCGAAATCCGTCTGCGTCCAAGCTTCTTTCCGTTTACAGAGCCGAGTGCCGAGGTGGACGTGACTTTTGTAAAGAAAAATGGCGAGCGCGTATGGATCGAAATTTTGGGCTGTGGCATGGTGCATCCGAAAGTGCTGGAAATGGGCGGTTTTGATCCCGAGGTATATAGCGGCTTTGCATTCGGTATGGGTGTAGAACGGATTGCCATTTTGAAATACGGAATTGACGATATTCGTCATTTTTATAACAGCGACCTGTCATTCTTGAAGCAGTTTACGCGTCAATAA
- the pheT gene encoding phenylalanine--tRNA ligase subunit beta, protein MKVSFDWLSEYVSLDQVSAEDLAEKITRSGIEIDEVEHRNKGITGVVVGYVKSKEKHPDADKLNVCIVDAGQEEDLQIVCGAKNVDAGQKVPVAVVGAKLPGDFQIKKAKLRGVVSMGMICSAKELGMNDKLLPKELQEGILVLPEDAEIGTPITKLLALDDQVLDFDLTPNRSDCLSMHGAAYEVSAILGRDISLADPAKDLVEISDVAADHLSVKVDIPELCTHYAARYITGVKVGASPLWIQNRLMAAGVRPINNIVDITNYVMLEYGQPLHAFDADKLESGNIEVRLARAGEALVTLDDQERKLEPHMLLITDGVKPIALAGVMGGANSEVTDTTVSIALESAKFDGGTVRKTSRQLGLRSEASLRFEKEVDPGAVVPAVNRAAALIQRYAGGTVHQGIVEAVSAKAESRIIKLSLDKVNRYLGTELSLLEVKTIFGKLHFGCGDVEQGVLEVEVPTRRGDISMDVDLIEEVARLYGYDNIPTTPIEGPTTPGALTASQSLRRSLRKLLAHGGWQETISYSFVHPESAGLFNALTEGSHPVRLAMPMSEDRSVLRTSIIPQMLDTAVYNMNRKQENLAIFEIGTVFYTGEQTLTRQPQEIQVLSLLLTGVRREKQWNIGAEKVDFFDIKGALETVFDYFGLGASIRYVADQPQSYHPGRSASVWLDVNGTSQRIGTIGQIHPELQQSYGLNDTYVAEIALQQVIEHANSHIQFRELARFPSVERDIALVVDKDVEAGELLRVIHAAGGELLQDARVFDVFTGSKLGEDKKSVAISLTYRHWEHTLTDEEINAAHIPVVTSLEQTFGAELRK, encoded by the coding sequence ATGAAAGTATCATTCGATTGGCTATCCGAGTATGTATCGCTGGATCAGGTGAGCGCGGAGGATCTGGCAGAGAAAATCACCCGTTCGGGCATTGAAATTGATGAGGTCGAACATCGCAACAAAGGGATTACTGGCGTCGTGGTCGGCTATGTCAAAAGCAAGGAAAAGCACCCTGATGCGGATAAGCTGAATGTGTGTATCGTCGATGCGGGACAAGAGGAAGATCTGCAAATCGTGTGTGGCGCCAAAAATGTGGATGCAGGGCAAAAGGTTCCTGTTGCCGTCGTGGGCGCGAAGCTGCCGGGAGATTTTCAGATTAAAAAGGCCAAGCTGCGCGGTGTCGTATCCATGGGCATGATCTGCTCGGCTAAGGAACTGGGTATGAATGACAAGCTGTTGCCCAAAGAGTTGCAGGAAGGTATTCTGGTGCTGCCTGAGGATGCTGAAATCGGTACGCCGATTACGAAGCTGCTGGCGCTGGATGATCAGGTGCTGGATTTTGATCTGACACCAAACCGTTCGGATTGCTTGAGTATGCATGGAGCGGCTTATGAAGTGAGCGCGATTCTGGGGCGTGACATTTCGCTGGCTGACCCGGCTAAGGATTTGGTGGAAATCAGCGATGTGGCGGCAGATCATCTGTCGGTAAAGGTGGATATACCTGAACTGTGTACGCACTATGCGGCTCGCTATATCACGGGTGTGAAAGTGGGGGCCTCTCCACTGTGGATTCAAAACCGCCTGATGGCGGCGGGAGTTCGTCCGATCAACAACATCGTGGATATTACGAACTATGTCATGCTGGAATACGGTCAGCCGTTGCATGCTTTTGATGCGGATAAGCTGGAAAGTGGCAACATTGAAGTGCGTCTCGCTCGTGCAGGCGAAGCATTGGTTACGCTGGACGATCAGGAGCGGAAGCTGGAGCCGCATATGCTGCTGATTACAGACGGCGTAAAGCCAATTGCGTTGGCAGGGGTGATGGGCGGAGCGAATTCCGAAGTTACGGATACGACGGTCAGCATTGCGCTGGAATCCGCGAAGTTTGACGGCGGTACGGTTCGCAAAACGTCCCGTCAGCTTGGACTTCGTTCCGAAGCAAGCCTGCGTTTTGAAAAAGAGGTTGATCCGGGTGCTGTTGTACCTGCGGTGAACCGTGCGGCTGCGCTGATTCAGCGTTATGCAGGAGGCACTGTGCATCAAGGCATCGTGGAAGCTGTTTCTGCGAAGGCCGAAAGCCGGATTATCAAGTTGTCGCTGGATAAAGTGAACCGGTATTTGGGAACAGAATTGTCGCTGCTTGAGGTGAAGACGATTTTCGGCAAGCTTCATTTCGGATGCGGTGACGTGGAGCAAGGTGTGTTGGAAGTGGAAGTGCCTACACGGCGCGGAGATATTTCCATGGATGTGGATTTGATTGAAGAGGTGGCCCGTCTGTATGGCTATGACAATATTCCGACGACGCCGATTGAAGGACCAACGACGCCAGGTGCTTTGACGGCATCGCAATCACTGCGCCGTTCGCTGCGTAAATTGCTGGCCCATGGCGGCTGGCAAGAGACGATCAGTTACTCGTTTGTGCATCCGGAAAGTGCAGGTTTGTTTAATGCGCTGACAGAGGGAAGCCATCCTGTACGTTTGGCGATGCCTATGAGCGAAGACCGCAGTGTGCTGCGTACGAGTATTATTCCGCAAATGCTGGATACAGCAGTGTATAACATGAACCGGAAGCAGGAAAATCTGGCGATTTTCGAAATAGGAACTGTATTTTATACCGGGGAACAAACGTTGACCCGCCAGCCGCAGGAAATTCAAGTGCTCAGTCTGCTGCTGACTGGCGTACGCCGTGAAAAACAATGGAATATCGGTGCTGAGAAGGTTGATTTCTTTGATATTAAAGGCGCGCTGGAAACGGTATTTGACTATTTCGGATTGGGTGCAAGCATCCGTTATGTGGCTGACCAGCCGCAAAGCTATCATCCGGGACGTTCTGCCTCCGTATGGCTGGATGTGAATGGAACCTCCCAACGAATCGGCACCATCGGGCAGATCCATCCGGAGCTGCAACAGTCTTATGGGCTGAATGATACGTATGTAGCGGAAATTGCGTTGCAACAGGTGATCGAACACGCCAACAGTCACATTCAGTTCAGAGAGCTGGCTCGCTTCCCGTCCGTGGAACGCGACATTGCCCTCGTGGTGGATAAGGACGTAGAAGCAGGCGAACTGCTGCGTGTGATTCATGCGGCTGGCGGAGAGCTATTGCAGGATGCACGGGTGTTTGATGTATTTACAGGCAGCAAGCTTGGCGAAGACAAGAAGAGCGTAGCTATCTCCCTGACCTACCGTCACTGGGAGCATACGTTGACGGATGAAGAGATTAATGCGGCACATATTCCTGTCGTTACGTCTCTGGAACAAACTTTTGGAGCGGAATTGAGAAAGTAG